The sequence below is a genomic window from Gemmatimonadales bacterium.
GGATGTGTTCATGGGACAGAACGCCGCCAGCGACGTCTTCCCCATCATGCTGGCGGAGCTGCAGCGCCCCCACTGAGAGGAGCCGGTATGGCTGGTCCCGCACGGTTGCGTCAGCAGGCCGGGCGTCACGCGTTGGTGGATGGAATTCCGTTCACTCTGCCGGTCACCTGTACCCCATCGCCGGCGCTGATGGCCGCCTTCCCCATCAACCCGGAGCGCGCCGCCGCCCTCCTCGCCGGCAACGAGGTACACCCGTTCCGCCTGTGGAATCGCGGCCTGCTGGTGATCACGGTCATCGACTACCTCTCCACCAACATCGGCACCTACATCGAGTTCAGCATCGCGATCGCGTGCACCCACGGCCGGCGGCCCGCGCCTCGCCTGCTGCCGGCGCTGCTGATGAGGCATTACGGCACCGGGCAGTGCGTGATCGATCTGCCGGTCAGCACCGAGATTTCGGTCAAGGGTGGCAAGGGCATCTGGGGAATGCCGAAGCACCGGGCCAACCTGGATTTCACCGTGGGCGACCGGGTGGTGAGCAGCCAGTACGATCTCGACGGCGAGCTGGCGATGCGGATCGAGATCGACCGCCCCGCCCGGACCTGGCTGCCGGTCAACGTCGGCACCGCCAACTACTGCGCCTTCCGCGGGCTCCTGATGAAGTCCTACATCTACTTCCGGGGCCATCTGGGGATGGGGTTGCTGGGGAAGGCCCGCGCCCGGCTCACCCTGGGCGATCACCCGCGGCTGGCGCCGCTCAGGCAGCTGGAGATCGCACCCAAGCCGCTGTTCACCGCGTTCATCCCCGACGCCATCGGCGTGCTGGACGATCACTTCGAGAGCTGGTTCCTGTCCTTCCCCCAGCCGCCCACCGGGCCGCCCGAGGGAATGGAGAGCGTGGTGGATCTGGGCCTGGGCGAAGAGTGGCTCCCGCCGCCGGTGGCGGCGCGATGAGCCGGGGCGGGGGGGGCATGCGGCACCGACTCTACGTGCTCAACAACGCGCTGCTGTTCATGGGCGTCTCGATCTACTTCGGGACCGGCTGGTCCACCGCGATCTTCCAGTTCCCGGTGATGCCCTCGATGACGCCGGAGAATTACCGGCTGCACTTCCTCCCTCAGATCGCCGCGGCCACCAATTTCTTCACCTTTCTCGTCTCGCTCATGGTCACCACCTGCGTGATCATGATCGTGGTCGAGTGGAAGCGGCCGGGGCGCTGGCTCCCGGTCATGCTGCTGGCCGCCATCATCGGGGCCACCTGTCTCACCTACTTCGTGATCTTCCCGGTCAACGCCGTGCTCCGGGCCGGGATCACCGACCAGGAGATGCTCAACCAGGTGATCGCCCGCTGGAAGCTCCTGACCGAACTCCGGGTCGCCATCTGGAGCTTCGAATGGCTGCTGATGATGCTCTGGTTCGGGCGCAAGGCCTATCAGGCGGAGAGCGCCACATGATCGAGCGCACCACTCTCCGGCGCGTGCTGCTGCTCATCGCGGTGCTGACCGTGATCAGCGGGCTGGTGCAGGCGGTTGCGCCGGGCCGTCTGCTGAGCCTGCTCTCCGCCGAATCCACCGCCACCAGCCGTCACTTCTTCGGGATCGTGGGCATGTTCATGGTCCTGTTCGGGGGCCTGCTCTGGCACGCACTCACCAGCGGCTCGGCGCAACCGATCCCCGTGTTGTGGGCCGCCCTGCAGAAGTTCGGTGCCTCGGCCGCCGTGGGACTCGGCGTGATGCACGGCGTGTTCTCCCCAGTGGCCCTCGGCGTGGCCGGCTTCGACCTCCTCTCGGGCATTCT
It includes:
- a CDS encoding acetoacetate decarboxylase family protein — encoded protein: MAGPARLRQQAGRHALVDGIPFTLPVTCTPSPALMAAFPINPERAAALLAGNEVHPFRLWNRGLLVITVIDYLSTNIGTYIEFSIAIACTHGRRPAPRLLPALLMRHYGTGQCVIDLPVSTEISVKGGKGIWGMPKHRANLDFTVGDRVVSSQYDLDGELAMRIEIDRPARTWLPVNVGTANYCAFRGLLMKSYIYFRGHLGMGLLGKARARLTLGDHPRLAPLRQLEIAPKPLFTAFIPDAIGVLDDHFESWFLSFPQPPTGPPEGMESVVDLGLGEEWLPPPVAAR